A DNA window from Drosophila pseudoobscura strain MV-25-SWS-2005 chromosome 2, UCI_Dpse_MV25, whole genome shotgun sequence contains the following coding sequences:
- the LOC4803013 gene encoding uncharacterized protein — MRSKGHGHATVNLGAGIGSGSRYKVTCVPEVSITSPTSGGLLHEAPLPLPSPISIAQQPQPQPQPQPQQQAAQSNAKHFALLQRSRSQPQAQSSSNSIFSTPSGIGPAVGGATLVEEEDFSLAAASASSVAAKNVLQRQLATTTIVHQQQQQEDQDLDLDSEREREPLQKLPLTLEASCEPPNELTPLVEEEPSASASIAAAGPSTGASTSNRYSRNSKTTRSWPVIYRNPHHCDYEALYIQQQQHPQGSQSFKQNCYSNQFKQSIVYSSSNEEDLPGGEQQLTEPRQTTCYYFAPSRHNSIYEHPSSVVGGSLQFDAGNSGANAATSAVAAAAVESLRRSNSILLRQNSCAKVIQRRGSGGSGSPTSLGSQMDGLGMGSTAGGSACCSTCCMGPPPVLFLFVTLLMTTSATAMLCAAIMTDHWEHVTWDRNSLDRYSNRSGLHLEWLLEDQVAMLKPDKRADHRFRRESVFLVPMHGGIWTLCIDLPIQQLQELRRNPKFPRGAPPCVNYLAGSMENARGEEQRNDWQHSESQVITLQPHLRMQNLSISCSLVCLIILGSAALVGAFGVCQRQISAILITGVMYLLAALFALFTLMIIHFKRQQGRPMLDSDYDGTVDGIVARPGGVAIMAKPLLGARIFLTSWSLDLGWGGVVLCAITSVLWILLSKIMRYNPFSALMI; from the exons ATGCGCTCGAAGGGCCATGGCCATGCCACCGTCAATCTGGGCGCTGGCATTGGCAGCGGCAGTCGGTACAAGGTTACGTGTGTGCCGGAAGTGAGCATCACATCGCCCACCAGTGGGGGCCTCCTCCATGAGGcaccgttgccgctgccgagTCCCATCTCGATCGCAcaacagccccagccccagccacagccacagccacagcaacaggcGGCACAGAGCAATGCGAAACACTTTGCGCTGCTCCAGCGCAGTCGCTcccagccacaggcacagtcGTCGTCTAACAGCATTTTCTCCACGCCTTCAGGCATAGGCCCTGCTGTGGGCGGCGCCACTCTGGTCGAGGAAGAGGACTTCAGCTTGGCTGCGGCTAGTGCCAGCAGTGTGGCCGCGAAGAACGTGCTTCAGCGCCAGTTGGCCACGACCACCATCgttcaccagcagcagcagcaggaggatcaggatttggatttggacagcgaacgggaacgggaaccgCTACAGAAGTTACCCCTGACTTTGGAGGCGTCGTGCGAGCCACCCAACGAACTGACACCGCTCGTGGAGGAGGagcccagtgccagtgccagtatCGCCGCCGCAGGCCCATCGACAGGAGCCTCCACAAGCAATCGTTATAGCCGCAACTCAAAGACCACACGCTCCTGGCCCGTCATCTATCGCAATCCGCATCACTGCGACTACGAGGCTCTGtacatccagcagcagcagcatccgcagGGATCGCAGAGCTTCAAGCAGAACTGCTACTCGAATCAGTTCAAGCAGTCGATCGTCTACTCCAGCAGCAATGAGGAGGATCTCCCCGGCGGCGAGCAGCAGTTAACGGAGCCCAGGCAAACCACCTGCTACTATTTTGCACCCAGTCGCCACAACAGCATTTATGAGCATCCCTCCTCCGTGGTCGGCGGCTCCTTGCAGTTCGACGCAGGAAATTCGGGCGCAAACGCAGCCACATCCGCCGTTGCGGCAGCGGCCGTCGAGAGTCTGAggcgcagcaacagcatcctGTTGAGGCAGAACAGCTGCGCGAAGGTTATCCAACGTCGTGGTAGCGGCGGCAGTGGTTCCCCCACATCCCTGGGCTCACAAATGGACGGCCTGGGCATGGGCAGTACGGCGGGGGGcagcgcctgctgctccaCCTGCTGCATGGGTCCGCCGCCGGTGCTGTTTCTCTTTGTCACCCTTCTGATGACCACCAGTGCCACGGCCATGCTGTGTGCTGCCATCATGACGGATCACTGGGAGCATGTCACATGGGATCGTAATAGTCTGGATCGTTACTCGAATCGTTCGGGTCTGCATCTGGAGTGGCTGCTAGAGGACCAGGTGGCCATGCTCAAGCCGGATAAGAGAG CCGATCATCGATTTCGTCGCGAATCTGTATTCCTGGTGCCCATGCACGGCGGGATCTGGACCCTGTGCATTGATCTGCCcatccagcagctgcaggagctgcgGCGCAATCCGAAATTCCCACGAGGAGCCCCTCCATGTGTCAACTATCTGGCGGGCTCCATGGAGAATGCACGCGGGGAGGAGCAGCGCAACGATTGGCAGCACAGTGAGTCACAGGTCATCACTCTGCAGCCGCATCTGA GAATGCAAAATCTCTCCATATCCTGCTCATTGGTGTGCCTCATTATATTGGGCAGTGCCGCTTTAGTTGGAGCCTTCGGCGTCTGTCAGCGTCAGATCAGTGCAATCCTCATCACAGGTGTGATGTATCTCCTGGCAG CTCTCTTTGCACTCTTTACGCTGATGATCATCCACTTTAAGCGACAGCAGGGACGTCCAATGCTGGACAGCGACTATGATGGCACTGTGGATGGCATTGTGGCACGTCCCGGGGGAGTGGCCATCATGGCCAAGCCACTGTTGGGCGCACGGATATTCCTTACGTCCTGGAGCCTGGACTTGGGATGGGGCGGCGTTGTGCTGTGCGCCATCACCTCGGTGCTGTGGATTTTGCTGTCAAAGATCATGCGGTATAACCCATTTTCGGCTTTAATGATTTAG
- the Nasp gene encoding protein NASP homolog — MSAEAEAIVTTAAADASTSPTKIKKVAAVDADTTPDNAVPVATDGASEGNGKVEQERAEKILKGKELFSQGSRNFLVKSYDEAADELSQVCQLYEEVYGELADELGQPLLLYAKALIAMALDENKVIDVPDEAADDDDEDMDDDDDAGDEAGEAAESKKEAGDDKKEAGEAKKEASEAKEAAESKKEAEPSKKEANGAGSTNGKALDSIKEASDEADSTVDAPTDEKNAKKSSTGVEEVSSSNGGATVNDDERPSTSNGEAAASPSNGAAASAGGEDEEETEEGVSGSLQLAWEILEAAAKIFLRQGLNGLPYLAEVQTELANIEFENGILEAAREDYEKALLILSDLPTKNRRALAELHYKIGLTFLMAQQNKEGAASLRLSSALIEEEITEIKQKEEPLSDREKNNMLDLEETKQEILAKIQEIEEMQAQTIAEVRAALDSYIKPMGSGSSSSGGASSNDAAASSSTNGAASSPSPSSSSSAAASSAVAATSSSSTISSSSTAKPTDITHLIKRKKPEEPGSEAEALCSPAKRPAL; from the exons ATGtctgctgaagctgaagccatTGTCACAACGGCCGCTGCCGATGCCTCCACATCACCGACAAAAATCAAGAAAGTAGCCGCCGTCGATGCAGACACCACACCCGACAACGCTGTGCCCGTGGCCACAGATGGCGCCTCCGAGGGAAACGGCAAGGTGGAGCAAGAGCGCGCCGAAAAAAtactcaagggcaaggagctCTTTAGCCAAGGATCGCGCAATTTCCTGGTCAAGAGCTACGATGAGGCCGCCGATGAATTGAGCCAGGTGTGCCAGCTGTACGAGGAGGTTTACGGCGAGCTGGCCGATGAATTGGGGCAGCCCCTGCTGCT ATATGCCAAGGCGCTGATTGCCATGGCTCTGGATGAGAACAAAGTGATTGATGTGCCCGATGAGGCagccgatgacgatgatgaggatatggacgatgacgatgatgctgGGGACGAAGCAGGGGAAGCTGCAGAGTCCAAGAAAGAAGCTGGCGATGACAAGAAGGAGGCAGGCGAGGCCAAGAAGGAGGCAAGCGAGGCCAAAGAAGCGGCAGAGTCGAAGAAGGAAGCCGAGCCATCCAAGAAGGAAGCCAATGGCGCCGGCAGCACAAATGGCAAGGCGTTGGATAGCATCAAGGAGGCCTCCGACGAAGCCGATTCCACTGTAGATGCCCCAACAGATGAGAAGAATGCCAAGAAATCATCCACAGGAGTCGAAGAAGTTAGCAGCAGCAATGGCGGTGCCACGGTCAACGATGATGAGCGTCCCAGCACCTCGAATGGTGAGGCTGCAGCCAGTCCCAGCAATGGAGCTGCGGCTTCAGCCGGCGgagaggatgaggaggagacCGAAGAGGGCGTCAGTGGCAGTCTCCAGTTGGCCTGGGAGATCTTGGAGGCAGCTGCCAAGATCTTTTTGCGCCAGGGCCTCAACGGCCTTCCCTATTTGGCAGAGGTTCAAACTGAATTGGCAAATATTGAATTTGAGAATGGGATCCTTGAGGCGGCACGTGAGGATTACG AAAAAGCACTCTTAATTCTAAGCGATCTCCCAACTAAGAATCGCCGGGCACTCGCCGAGCTGCACTACAAGATCGGCCTGACATTTTTGATGGCACAGCAAAACAAGGAAGGAGCCGCCTCGCTGCGTCTCTCCAGTGCCTTGATTGAGGAGGAAATAACAGAGATCAAGCAGAAAGAGGAGCCCCTCAGTGATCGCGAGAAGAACAATATGTTGGATTTGGAGGAGACCAAGCAGGAGATATTGGCCAAAATACAGGAAATTGAAGAGATGCAGGCTCAG ACCATTGCTGAGGTGCGTGCGGCTTTGGATAGCTACATCAAGCCaatgggcagtggcagtagcagcagcggggGCGCCAGCAGCAACGATGCTGCTGCGTCTTCATCCACCAATGGGGCGGCCAGCTCTCCATCACCGTCATCATCGTCCAGTGCTGCTGCTagttctgctgttgctgccacctCGTCCTCGTCGACCATTAGCAGCAGTTCCACCGCCAAGCCCACCGATATTACGCATTTGATTAAGCGCAAGAAGCCCGAGGAGCCGGGCTCTGAGGCCGAGGCCCTGTGCTCGCCGGCCAAGCGTCCCGCCTTGTAG